ATAAGCTGAGATGCCTAGAGATGACAAACTCTTCATGATTAATCAATGAAATCGATCCTAATGAAGATGATCAATATCCTACGGCCTTATCCTCTGGAAGTTCATCCATTTCAAGAATCGCAATAGCGTCTGTTGGGCACGCCTCCATTGCGTTCTGGACGCACTCTTTTAGCTCAGGAGGAACAACGCCTTCACCTCGCTCTCCGATCCGGTACTTCTCCTTGATCTGGGAGATCCCATCCTCATCCTCCTCGAAGACTTCGGGACATTCATCATTGTAGCACAGCCCGCACTCACTGCACTCTTCCTGATCAATTTCAACCTTGATGATCATAGGTTATGATTGGGTGTATCAAATATTACTTAATTTCGTTTAAAAGACTTGTATGTCCAAGGGGTCAATCTAGAATTGACCTCCTGATTTATGATCAAGCACGGTAATGAAAACGGTTCATCCATCTTTTCTCTCAAATCTCCCTCATGAAATTCCATCTGCTAATCTAAAAGCATCTGACTTCTCCTGGTTCCCCCAATATTATATACCTGGCCCGATTATCACACCAACGGTGTACAGATGAGCGAGCAGCCTGCCCTCAGGAACTCAAGGAGCTTGACAGAGAAGGATTTCAACCAAGAAAGAGAATTCAATGGATGGGTCCAGGACGTTCGTGCACTTGGGGGTATATCTTTCCTGATCCTGAGGGATCGGTATGGTCTTATTCAGGTTACTGCCCCGAAGAAGAAGGTTGATCCCCTGGTATTCGAGATCATAAACACCATTCCAAGGGAGTCGGTGGTAAGAATATTCGGAGAGGTCAAGGAGAGCAAACAGGCTAAGATGGGATGGGAGGTGATTCCATCGAGTATCGATGTCCTCAATAAGGCAGCTTCTCCTCTTCCCATGGGCGTGGTGGACAAGGTGAACGTCGAGGCCGATACGAGGTTCAACCACAGATATATCGATATTAGGAGACCTGAGATAAGGGCAGTCTTCGAGATCAAATCACTCGTTGTCGAAGCCATTGGGAAT
The genomic region above belongs to Methanomassiliicoccales archaeon and contains:
- a CDS encoding ferredoxin, which produces MKVEIDQEECSECGLCYNDECPEVFEEDEDGISQIKEKYRIGERGEGVVPPELKECVQNAMEACPTDAIAILEMDELPEDKAVGY